In Fusobacterium hwasookii, a single window of DNA contains:
- a CDS encoding helicase HerA domain-containing protein, with product MEYQVIEKEERLQFLEEMFESTELKVTESYNYPTIKEDLSNVVLYHIKEVTFEGEEKSPRREAFENVIGMIQNEGVNFIYLILGDKKGVSFYFGLVRESKYDGELSMPIDEMGNNLLKSAIRGNFRGSKIEEVEPDEMLEIFNKMQTNSENKNLTRKYANITGTPGVNESEDKKSFQGVDRLVDVMQGDDFGLCIIAKPLSKRAIKKIEDDLYYIHNRLSSFSKISYQEGKNRSQGTSITKGTNESKSEGTNKSVTIGSSENIGTSENETVGSTKGTNESNTITKGINDSTTKGTSSSSSSNEGWNEGGGETSGGNSNSSNTSWGKSKSVTKDSGTNESTTEGTSSSTATSVGTNSSENFSKSEGTNKSTGTNESRSKGINESVTTGTSFSEGENITTGSSENISKDIFNKKATDYVKYIDEMLLPIIDYGKSKGLYLTTTFIFADKKSQLEKLGNTMKSLYSGKKGNKNPLDVEILDENDKKIEYFKNFQIPECISYDDENALTLKSHFVENDEVSLGNWYSPNELGLIAGLPEKEVVGLALNEEVEFGLNAKAPEKGEELISLGYLVQSGNKIDVEVSLEKSALNKHIFITGVTGTGKTTTCQKLLLESKLPFLVIEPAKTEYRILMNKKETEDILIFTLGKDDVAPFRLNPFEFFEGESITSRVDMLKAAMEASFDMEAAIPQIIESAMYSCYEDYGWNIDNNKNEKFDNPYDEGVYSFPTLEDLLNKIEIEVTKHNFDDRLKKDYIGSITARLQGLLVGSKGQMLNTRRGIDFRELIEKKVVLEIEEIKNGTEKSLIMGFILTNLCEALKSKFKKDKQFKHITLIEEAHRLLSKYSPGDSLNKKNSVETFADMLAEVRKYGESLIIADQIPNKMTPEVLKNTNTKIVIKYLLKMTKKLLEILYLYQRNKKTFYQVLQLEER from the coding sequence ATGGAGTATCAAGTGATTGAAAAGGAAGAAAGACTGCAATTTTTAGAAGAAATGTTTGAAAGTACAGAATTAAAAGTTACTGAAAGTTATAACTATCCTACTATAAAGGAAGATCTAAGTAATGTTGTTCTGTATCATATCAAAGAAGTAACTTTTGAAGGAGAAGAAAAGAGTCCTAGAAGAGAAGCTTTTGAAAATGTTATAGGTATGATTCAAAATGAAGGAGTTAATTTTATATACTTAATTTTAGGGGATAAAAAAGGAGTTTCATTCTATTTTGGTTTAGTCAGAGAAAGTAAATATGATGGAGAATTATCTATGCCTATTGATGAAATGGGAAATAATCTTTTAAAATCTGCTATTAGAGGAAATTTTAGAGGAAGTAAGATAGAAGAAGTTGAACCAGATGAAATGTTAGAAATTTTTAATAAAATGCAAACTAACAGTGAAAATAAAAATTTAACAAGAAAGTATGCAAATATAACAGGAACTCCTGGAGTAAATGAAAGTGAAGATAAAAAAAGTTTCCAAGGAGTAGATAGACTTGTTGATGTTATGCAAGGAGATGATTTTGGACTTTGTATTATAGCAAAACCTCTTTCTAAAAGAGCCATAAAAAAAATAGAAGATGATTTATATTATATTCACAATAGATTAAGTAGCTTTTCTAAAATTAGCTATCAAGAAGGTAAAAATAGAAGTCAGGGAACAAGTATAACAAAAGGTACAAATGAATCTAAATCTGAAGGAACTAATAAATCAGTTACTATTGGTTCAAGTGAAAATATAGGAACAAGTGAAAATGAAACAGTTGGTTCTACAAAAGGTACAAATGAAAGTAATACTATAACAAAGGGAATAAATGATTCTACAACAAAAGGAACAAGTTCATCATCTTCTTCTAATGAAGGTTGGAACGAAGGGGGAGGAGAAACATCAGGAGGAAATTCTAATTCATCAAATACAAGTTGGGGGAAAAGTAAAAGCGTAACTAAAGATTCTGGAACTAATGAGTCTACAACAGAAGGTACATCATCCAGTACTGCTACAAGCGTAGGAACAAATAGTTCAGAAAATTTCAGTAAATCTGAAGGAACAAATAAATCAACAGGAACAAATGAATCAAGAAGTAAAGGCATAAATGAATCTGTAACAACAGGAACTAGTTTTTCAGAGGGGGAAAATATAACAACAGGAAGTTCAGAAAATATAAGTAAGGATATTTTTAATAAAAAAGCTACAGACTATGTGAAGTATATTGATGAAATGTTACTACCTATAATTGATTATGGAAAAAGTAAGGGGTTATATTTGACTACAACTTTTATTTTTGCTGATAAAAAATCTCAACTAGAAAAATTAGGGAATACAATGAAATCTCTATATTCAGGAAAGAAAGGAAATAAAAATCCCCTTGATGTTGAAATTTTAGATGAAAATGATAAAAAAATAGAGTATTTTAAAAATTTCCAAATTCCAGAATGTATTTCTTATGATGATGAAAATGCTTTAACATTAAAGTCACATTTTGTTGAAAATGATGAAGTAAGTTTAGGAAATTGGTATTCTCCTAATGAATTAGGACTTATAGCTGGATTACCTGAAAAGGAAGTTGTAGGACTTGCACTTAATGAAGAAGTTGAATTTGGACTTAATGCAAAAGCTCCTGAGAAAGGAGAAGAATTAATTTCTTTAGGATATTTAGTTCAAAGTGGGAATAAAATAGATGTAGAAGTCAGTCTCGAAAAATCAGCTTTAAATAAGCATATATTTATTACAGGAGTGACAGGAACTGGTAAGACAACAACTTGTCAAAAACTTTTACTCGAAAGTAAATTACCATTTTTAGTTATAGAACCAGCCAAGACAGAGTATAGAATTTTAATGAATAAAAAAGAAACAGAAGATATATTAATATTTACTTTAGGAAAAGATGATGTTGCACCATTTAGATTAAATCCTTTTGAATTTTTTGAAGGAGAAAGCATAACTTCAAGAGTGGATATGTTAAAGGCAGCAATGGAAGCCTCTTTTGATATGGAAGCAGCTATACCTCAAATTATAGAATCAGCAATGTATTCTTGTTATGAAGATTATGGTTGGAATATAGATAATAATAAAAATGAAAAATTTGATAATCCTTATGATGAAGGAGTTTATTCATTTCCTACTTTAGAAGATTTATTAAATAAAATAGAAATAGAAGTTACAAAACATAATTTTGATGATAGATTGAAAAAGGATTATATTGGATCGATTACTGCAAGATTACAAGGACTTTTAGTTGGTTCTAAAGGACAAATGTTAAATACAAGAAGAGGTATAGATTTTAGAGAGCTAATAGAAAAAAAAGTTGTTCTTGAAATAGAAGAAATAAAAAATGGGACAGAAAAATCTTTGATAATGGGATTTATTTTAACTAATCTTTGTGAAGCTTTAAAATCAAAATTTAAAAAAGATAAACAATTTAAACATATAACTTTAATAGAGGAGGCTCATAGATTATTATCTAAATATTCACCTGGGGACAGTTTAAATAAAAAGAATAGTGTTGAAACATTTGCAGATATGTTGGCAGAAGTTAGAAAATATGGCGAATCTTTAATTATAGCGGATCAAATACCAAATAAGATGACTCCAGAAGTTCTAAAGAATACTAATACTAAGATAGTCATAAAATATTTGCTGAAGATGACAAAGAAGCTATTGGAAATACTATATCTTTATCAAAGGAACAAAAAGACTTTTTATCAAGTCTTACAACTGGAAGAGCGATAG
- the rny gene encoding ribonuclease Y, translating into MDLLIFLGLGVLALALIFAVFFKKIVIDRQIEKLNDLEDEVEKAKLKAKEIVEEAEKDAVSKAKEIELKAKEKAYQIKEEIEKEARNSKNEIAQKEARIIKKEEILDGKIEKIEIKSLELEKINDELEERRKEIDDLKLKQEEELTRVSELSKSDAREILLHKVREEMTHDMAVTIREFENKLDEEKEKISQKILSTAIGKAAADYVADATVSVINLPNDEMKGRIIGREGRNIRTIEALTGVDVIIDDTPEAVVLSCFDGVKREVARLTIEKLITDGRIHPGKIEEIVNKCKKDIEKEIVAAGEEALIELSIPTMHPEVIKTLGRLKYRTSYGQNVLTHSIEVAKIASTMAAEIGANVELAKRGGLLHDIGKVLVNEIETSHAIVGGEFIKKFGEKQDVINAVMAHHNEVEFETVEAILVQAADAVSASRPGARRETLTAYIKRLENLEEIANSFEGVESSYAIQAGRELRIVINPDKVSDDEATLMSREVARKIEDTMQYPGQIKVTILRETRAVEYAK; encoded by the coding sequence ATGGATTTACTGATATTTTTAGGATTAGGTGTGCTAGCATTAGCTCTAATCTTTGCAGTCTTCTTCAAAAAAATTGTTATCGATAGACAAATTGAGAAGTTAAATGACTTAGAAGACGAAGTTGAGAAGGCTAAATTAAAAGCTAAAGAAATAGTTGAAGAAGCAGAAAAAGATGCTGTTTCAAAAGCTAAAGAAATAGAATTAAAAGCTAAGGAAAAAGCATACCAAATAAAAGAAGAAATTGAGAAAGAGGCTAGAAATTCAAAAAATGAAATAGCACAAAAAGAAGCTAGAATTATAAAAAAAGAAGAAATTTTAGATGGAAAAATTGAAAAAATTGAAATTAAAAGTTTAGAATTAGAAAAAATTAATGATGAACTTGAAGAAAGAAGAAAAGAAATTGATGATTTAAAATTAAAACAAGAGGAAGAACTTACAAGAGTTAGTGAACTTTCAAAGTCAGATGCAAGAGAAATTTTATTACATAAAGTAAGAGAAGAAATGACTCATGATATGGCAGTTACTATAAGAGAATTTGAAAATAAACTTGATGAAGAAAAAGAAAAAATTAGTCAAAAAATTCTTTCAACTGCTATAGGAAAAGCTGCTGCTGACTATGTAGCTGATGCAACAGTATCAGTTATTAACCTACCAAATGATGAAATGAAAGGAAGAATCATAGGTAGAGAAGGTAGAAATATAAGAACTATTGAAGCCTTAACAGGTGTTGATGTAATTATAGATGATACTCCAGAAGCTGTTGTACTTTCTTGCTTTGATGGAGTAAAAAGAGAAGTTGCAAGACTTACAATAGAAAAATTGATTACTGATGGTAGAATACATCCAGGTAAGATAGAAGAAATTGTAAATAAATGTAAAAAGGATATAGAAAAAGAAATAGTTGCTGCTGGAGAAGAAGCTCTTATAGAACTTTCTATACCTACAATGCACCCAGAAGTTATAAAAACTTTAGGAAGATTAAAATATAGAACAAGCTATGGACAAAATGTCTTAACTCACTCAATAGAAGTTGCAAAAATTGCTTCAACAATGGCTGCTGAAATTGGAGCTAATGTTGAACTTGCAAAAAGAGGAGGTTTACTTCATGATATAGGTAAAGTTCTTGTCAATGAAATTGAAACTTCTCATGCTATTGTTGGTGGAGAATTTATCAAGAAATTTGGAGAAAAACAAGATGTTATCAATGCTGTAATGGCTCACCATAATGAAGTTGAGTTTGAAACAGTTGAAGCAATTCTTGTTCAAGCTGCTGATGCTGTATCTGCTTCAAGACCAGGAGCTAGAAGAGAAACTTTAACAGCTTATATTAAGAGATTAGAAAATCTTGAAGAAATAGCAAACTCATTTGAAGGTGTAGAATCTTCTTATGCTATTCAAGCAGGTAGAGAGTTAAGAATAGTAATTAATCCAGATAAAGTTAGTGATGATGAAGCAACATTGATGTCAAGAGAGGTCGCTAGAAAAATTGAAGATACTATGCAATATCCTGGACAAATAAAAGTTACTATTTTAAGAGAAACAAGAGCAGTAGAATATGCAAAATAA
- a CDS encoding zinc ribbon domain-containing protein has translation MVKVPIFYPSSKTCSSCENIKATLKLSERIYHCECCELEIDRDYNASINILRKGLEILKKEKVS, from the coding sequence ATTGTAAAAGTACCTATATTTTATCCAAGTAGTAAGACTTGTTCTAGCTGTGAAAATATAAAAGCAACTCTAAAATTATCAGAAAGAATATATCATTGTGAATGTTGTGAACTAGAAATAGATAGAGACTATAATGCAAGTATAAATATATTAAGAAAAGGTTTAGAAATACTAAAAAAAGAAAAAGTAAGTTAA
- a CDS encoding AAA family ATPase, protein MIKSIRIENYRGIKDLEIDNFKKYNFFIGDNGSKKTTILESVGIGLSLLNFEKILGSARNRKMKIKKENISSLFFNSDTNNTIKFILETTDSIKTETVISIDKTLSMFQDFSSSEINNDFSNYLYTIKKRIKEDKLKTNIYVKEDSQIIYKDSKMDKIPLSFQNFLEKYNLSIEISDNLKNSSDTIFQIDRIIKNRKKEELLKYLQIIDKDIKEIYINDEEIFVEKETLKEFIPISSIGDGMVLALDIITSLILVDDFRVILIDEIERGIYYKNYRKLSEIIIELCKDDENIQLFITTHSKEFLEVFNEVLSESEKNNFSLFSLRNKKEKLDFVHYTSEELKDTLETGWDPR, encoded by the coding sequence ATGATTAAATCAATAAGAATAGAAAATTATAGAGGGATAAAAGATTTAGAAATAGATAATTTTAAAAAATATAATTTTTTTATTGGAGATAATGGAAGTAAGAAAACTACTATTTTAGAATCAGTAGGTATAGGATTATCTTTATTAAATTTTGAGAAAATTTTAGGAAGTGCTAGAAATAGAAAAATGAAAATAAAAAAAGAAAATATATCTAGCTTATTTTTTAATTCAGATACAAATAATACGATAAAGTTTATTTTAGAAACAACAGATAGCATAAAAACAGAAACAGTAATTTCAATAGATAAGACATTATCAATGTTTCAAGATTTTTCCTCTAGTGAAATAAACAATGATTTTAGTAATTATCTTTACACAATAAAGAAAAGAATAAAAGAAGATAAGCTAAAAACTAATATATATGTTAAAGAAGATAGTCAAATTATTTATAAAGATTCCAAAATGGATAAAATACCACTAAGTTTTCAAAATTTTTTAGAAAAATATAATCTTTCAATTGAAATTTCTGATAATTTAAAAAATTCAAGTGATACAATATTTCAGATAGATAGAATAATAAAAAATAGAAAAAAAGAAGAATTATTAAAATATCTACAAATTATAGATAAAGATATAAAAGAAATTTATATAAATGATGAAGAAATTTTTGTAGAAAAAGAAACTTTAAAAGAATTTATTCCAATATCTTCTATTGGTGATGGAATGGTTTTAGCTTTAGATATAATAACTTCTTTAATATTAGTTGATGATTTTAGAGTTATTTTAATAGATGAAATAGAAAGAGGAATTTATTACAAAAATTATAGAAAGTTATCAGAGATAATTATTGAATTATGCAAAGATGATGAAAATATTCAATTATTTATAACAACTCATTCTAAAGAATTTTTAGAAGTTTTTAATGAAGTATTATCAGAATCTGAAAAAAATAATTTTTCTTTATTTAGTTTAAGAAATAAAAAAGAAAAACTAGATTTTGTTCATTATACATCAGAGGAGCTTAAAGATACTTTGGAAACGGGGTGGGATCCAAGATAA
- a CDS encoding membrane lipoprotein lipid attachment site-containing protein: protein MKKIILFITMLFLLISCSNNNYIKTGFSQNEKQELILFKDKIKNNLSENNLAYIKENTKDSYRNKYILEKLQNIDFTKLNIFVSEPSYTNEYPSSLLALNMNEDTYYFELFFIFDNQNKKWLIFDLKEKG, encoded by the coding sequence ATGAAAAAAATTATATTATTTATTACAATGCTTTTTTTATTAATATCATGCTCTAACAATAACTATATTAAAACAGGTTTTTCTCAAAATGAAAAACAAGAATTGATTTTATTTAAAGATAAGATTAAAAATAATTTAAGTGAAAATAATCTTGCTTACATTAAAGAAAACACAAAGGATAGTTATAGAAACAAGTATATTTTGGAGAAATTACAAAATATTGACTTTACAAAATTAAATATATTTGTATCTGAGCCGTCTTATACAAATGAGTATCCTAGTTCATTATTGGCTCTAAATATGAACGAAGATACTTATTATTTTGAGCTATTTTTTATTTTTGATAATCAGAATAAAAAGTGGTTAATTTTTGATTTAAAAGAGAAAGGGTGA
- a CDS encoding DUF3226 domain-containing protein, with the protein METKILYFICEGLTEVTLIKKLLEKNGYHSLKNDKDEKKDLILFDLSSQKNTKIYLANCEGKDRCKKYVPSLLKRIDDENFEIVFFLDADDSSEDSSITGVKRTKDLVENILKKEDCSYSSYILPNNIEDGMTETLLNKCFLCNKTVKYIEETTFKEIEELIEIIINNKHKSLFMIMAALLAKKGVAHHFIENNFKSFDGNNEDLKKLENWILDKIS; encoded by the coding sequence ATGGAAACAAAAATACTTTATTTTATATGTGAAGGACTAACAGAAGTTACATTAATAAAAAAATTATTAGAAAAGAATGGTTATCATTCTTTAAAAAATGATAAAGATGAGAAAAAAGATTTGATATTATTTGATTTATCTTCTCAAAAAAATACAAAAATTTATTTGGCTAATTGTGAGGGTAAAGACAGATGTAAAAAGTATGTGCCTTCATTGTTAAAAAGGATTGATGATGAAAATTTTGAAATAGTATTCTTCTTGGATGCTGATGACAGTAGTGAAGATAGTTCTATTACTGGTGTAAAAAGAACAAAAGATTTAGTAGAAAATATTTTAAAAAAAGAGGATTGTAGTTATTCATCTTATATACTACCAAATAATATAGAAGATGGAATGACTGAAACATTATTAAATAAGTGCTTTTTATGTAATAAAACAGTAAAATACATTGAGGAAACTACTTTTAAAGAAATTGAGGAATTAATAGAAATAATTATAAATAATAAACATAAGTCTTTATTTATGATTATGGCTGCACTTTTAGCTAAAAAAGGAGTAGCACACCATTTTATTGAAAATAACTTTAAAAGTTTTGATGGTAACAATGAAGATTTAAAGAAATTAGAAAATTGGATTTTAGATAAGATTTCATAA
- a CDS encoding helix-turn-helix domain-containing protein translates to MKTKIIKRAYKFRIYPTLEQISFFAKSFGCVRKVHNLMLDDRKKAYEEYKSTGIKTKYPTPAKYKEEYSYLKEVDSLALANAQLNLEKAYKKFS, encoded by the coding sequence ATGAAGACTAAAATAATTAAAAGAGCATATAAATTCAGAATATACCCTACCTTAGAACAAATTAGCTTTTTTGCTAAGTCTTTTGGTTGTGTTAGAAAAGTTCATAACCTTATGTTAGATGATAGAAAGAAAGCTTATGAAGAATATAAATCAACAGGAATTAAAACTAAATATCCTACTCCTGCTAAATATAAAGAAGAATATTCTTATTTAAAAGAAGTTGATAGTTTAGCTCTTGCTAATGCACAATTAAATTTAGAAAAAGCCTATAAAAAATTTTCTTAA
- a CDS encoding STAS domain-containing protein, translating into MENNFEILERTKDDVQIIEIKGELDAFVAPKIKETLSKLIENEVNKYIIDFKGLIHINSLAMGILRGKLQVVREMGGDIKIINLNKHIQTIFETIGLDEIFEIYKTEEEALKSFK; encoded by the coding sequence ATGGAAAACAATTTTGAAATTTTAGAAAGAACAAAAGATGATGTGCAGATTATAGAAATAAAAGGCGAATTGGATGCATTTGTTGCCCCTAAAATAAAGGAAACTTTAAGTAAACTTATTGAAAATGAAGTAAATAAGTATATTATTGATTTTAAAGGATTAATTCATATCAACAGTCTAGCTATGGGAATTTTAAGAGGAAAGTTACAAGTAGTTAGAGAAATGGGTGGAGATATTAAGATAATAAATCTTAATAAACACATCCAAACTATTTTTGAAACAATAGGACTAGACGAAATATTTGAAATTTATAAAACAGAAGAAGAAGCATTAAAGAGTTTCAAATAA
- a CDS encoding transposase: MKNFLKNKDFGFPKYKCKSNPVQSYTTNNQNTIHIKDSYIKLPKLKSLVKIKLHRKIKGIIKSVTISKNSINHYFASILCEEEIEEFAKTNKNIGIDLGIKEFATMSDCTKVENLKLSKEYEKKLKREQRKLSRRCKFAKGSDKKFSDSRNYQKQKKKVAKIHNKIRNKRKDFINKLSTKIINNHDIICIEYLNIKGMLKNHKLAKSISDVSWS; the protein is encoded by the coding sequence ATAAAAAATTTTCTTAAAAATAAAGATTTTGGTTTTCCAAAATATAAATGTAAATCTAATCCAGTACAAAGTTATACTACAAATAATCAAAACACAATACATATTAAAGATAGCTATATAAAACTTCCTAAACTAAAATCGCTAGTCAAAATCAAATTACATAGAAAAATAAAAGGTATAATTAAATCAGTAACAATAAGTAAAAATAGTATTAACCATTATTTTGCTTCAATATTATGTGAAGAAGAAATAGAAGAATTTGCAAAGACTAATAAAAATATTGGAATAGATTTAGGAATAAAAGAATTTGCAACAATGAGTGACTGTACAAAAGTAGAAAATTTAAAGCTATCAAAAGAATATGAGAAAAAACTGAAAAGAGAACAAAGAAAACTATCAAGAAGATGTAAATTTGCTAAAGGTAGCGATAAAAAATTTTCAGATAGTAGGAATTATCAAAAGCAAAAGAAAAAAGTAGCAAAAATACATAATAAAATTAGAAATAAAAGAAAAGACTTTATAAATAAGTTGAGTACAAAAATTATCAATAACCACGATATAATTTGTATAGAATACTTAAATATAAAGGGAATGTTAAAAAATCACAAACTAGCAAAAAGTATATCAGATGTAAGTTGGAGTTAA
- the miaA gene encoding tRNA (adenosine(37)-N6)-dimethylallyltransferase MiaA, whose product MNILNSAIVIAGPTGVGKTKISIDLASELNAEIISSDSAQVYRGLNIGTAKITEEEMQGIKHHLIDIVEPVSKYSVGNFEKDVNKILNQNPEKNFLLVGGTGLYLNSVTNGLSILPEADKKTREYLTTLDNQALLELALKYDEEATKEIHPNNRVRLERVVEVFLLTGQKFSELSKKNIKNNNFKFLKIALERDRENLYDRINKRVDIMFAQGLVDEVKKLYEIYGEKLYKLNIIGYNEVIDYINGKISLDEANYRIKLNSRHYAKRQFTWFKADKEYQWFNLDRISEQEIVKSIYTLFNIKA is encoded by the coding sequence TTGAATATTTTGAATAGTGCTATTGTTATAGCAGGTCCTACTGGTGTTGGAAAAACTAAAATCTCAATAGATTTGGCTAGTGAATTAAATGCAGAAATTATATCTTCTGATTCTGCACAAGTTTATAGAGGCTTAAATATAGGAACTGCTAAAATAACAGAAGAAGAAATGCAAGGGATAAAACATCATTTAATAGATATTGTTGAACCAGTATCAAAATATAGTGTTGGGAATTTTGAGAAAGATGTAAATAAAATATTGAATCAAAATCCTGAAAAAAATTTTTTATTGGTTGGTGGAACAGGTTTATATTTAAATTCTGTAACTAATGGACTATCTATTTTACCAGAAGCAGATAAAAAGACTAGAGAATATTTAACAACTTTAGATAATCAGGCTCTGCTTGAATTAGCTTTAAAATATGATGAAGAAGCCACAAAAGAAATTCATCCTAATAATAGAGTTAGGTTGGAGAGAGTAGTTGAAGTTTTTTTATTGACTGGACAAAAATTTTCAGAACTTTCTAAGAAAAATATTAAAAATAATAATTTTAAATTTTTAAAAATTGCTTTAGAAAGAGATAGAGAAAATCTATATGATAGAATAAATAAAAGAGTAGATATAATGTTTGCTCAAGGTTTAGTAGATGAAGTAAAAAAATTATATGAAATCTATGGTGAAAAATTATACAAGTTAAATATAATTGGTTATAATGAAGTTATAGATTATATAAATGGTAAGATTAGTTTGGATGAAGCAAACTATAGAATTAAATTAAATTCAAGACATTATGCTAAAAGACAATTTACTTGGTTTAAAGCAGATAAAGAATATCAATGGTTTAATCTTGATAGAATTTCAGAACAAGAAATTGTAAAAAGTATATACACATTGTTTAATATCAAGGCTTGA
- a CDS encoding ATP-binding protein, translated as MEDFEKEINRVKIFIPSFLSSLSTVRALVRVYLREHNIGELDEIQILSVVDELATNAVEHAYSYNEGEIEVVLNFYKETIFLTVEDFGKGYDENLDSKEDGGFGLSIARKLVDDFKIEKKEKGTIFRVEKKLRRQ; from the coding sequence ATGGAAGATTTTGAAAAAGAGATAAATAGAGTAAAAATATTTATTCCATCTTTTTTAAGTAGCTTATCCACAGTTAGAGCATTGGTCAGAGTATATCTCAGAGAACATAATATAGGTGAGTTAGATGAAATTCAAATACTTTCAGTAGTAGATGAATTAGCAACTAATGCAGTAGAACATGCTTATAGTTATAATGAAGGAGAGATAGAAGTAGTGCTAAATTTTTATAAGGAAACTATTTTTTTAACTGTTGAAGATTTTGGTAAAGGCTATGATGAGAATTTAGATAGTAAAGAAGATGGTGGTTTTGGTTTATCAATTGCTAGAAAGTTGGTTGATGATTTTAAAATTGAAAAAAAAGAAAAAGGAACAATTTTTAGAGTTGAAAAAAAATTAAGGAGGCAGTAG